The proteins below come from a single Streptomyces sp. M92 genomic window:
- a CDS encoding carbon-nitrogen family hydrolase produces MRASLIQIAVNEGESAEARRRRVASLVRDQAGAADLVVLPELWTTGAFAFEEFGTAAEPLQGPTYEAMAKAASDAGVWLHAGSVPERDPDGTLYNTSLVFSPTGDLAAAYRKIHRFGFDKGEAVLMGAGRELVTVRLPETTLGVATCYDLRFPELFRGLVDAGAETLVVPAGWPERRRSHWTLLAQARAVENQAFVLACGTAGTHAGVPQAGHSIVVDPWGEVLARAGAEEEVLTVEFDPAKVVRTREQFPALKDRVLGLEAPRR; encoded by the coding sequence GTGCGCGCCTCTTTGATCCAAATCGCCGTGAACGAGGGCGAATCGGCAGAAGCGCGTCGTCGGCGCGTGGCGTCCCTGGTACGGGATCAGGCGGGCGCCGCCGACCTGGTCGTGCTGCCGGAGCTGTGGACCACGGGCGCCTTCGCCTTCGAGGAGTTCGGCACGGCGGCCGAGCCGCTCCAGGGTCCGACGTACGAGGCGATGGCGAAGGCGGCGAGCGACGCGGGCGTGTGGCTGCACGCGGGTTCCGTGCCGGAGAGGGACCCCGACGGGACGCTCTACAACACCTCCCTCGTCTTCTCCCCCACCGGCGACCTGGCCGCCGCCTACCGCAAGATCCACCGCTTCGGCTTCGACAAGGGCGAGGCCGTGCTGATGGGCGCCGGGCGCGAGCTGGTGACGGTCCGTCTGCCGGAGACGACCCTGGGCGTCGCCACCTGCTACGACCTCCGTTTCCCCGAACTCTTCCGCGGCCTCGTCGACGCCGGTGCCGAGACCCTGGTCGTCCCGGCGGGCTGGCCGGAGCGCCGCCGGTCCCACTGGACGCTGCTGGCGCAGGCACGCGCGGTGGAGAACCAGGCGTTCGTCCTCGCCTGCGGAACGGCCGGGACGCACGCCGGGGTTCCGCAGGCCGGTCACTCGATCGTGGTCGATCCCTGGGGCGAGGTGCTGGCGCGGGCCGGCGCGGAGGAGGAGGTCCTCACGGTGGAGTTCGACCCGGCGAAGGTGGTGCGGACCCGGGAGCAGTTCCCGGCGCTGAAGGACCGGGTGCTGGGGCTGGAGGCACCGCGCCGTTAG
- a CDS encoding LURP-one-related/scramblase family protein, translating into MRFLVYDRLLGFGDDYWIEDDSGNKVFLVDGKAMRLRDTWELKDAQGRVLVDIHQKMLALRDTMVIERDGEPLARIKRKRLSLLRNHYRVSLADGNELDVSGKILDREFAIEYDGELLAVVSRRWLTLRDTYGVDVVRDDADPALLIALTVCVIHLAEKEREEG; encoded by the coding sequence ATGAGATTCCTCGTGTACGACCGGCTCCTCGGCTTCGGTGACGACTACTGGATCGAGGACGACAGCGGCAACAAGGTGTTCCTCGTGGACGGCAAGGCCATGCGGCTGCGGGACACCTGGGAGCTGAAGGACGCCCAGGGGCGGGTCCTCGTCGACATCCACCAGAAGATGCTCGCCCTGCGGGACACGATGGTGATCGAGCGGGACGGCGAGCCGCTGGCGCGCATCAAGCGCAAACGGCTGTCCCTCCTGCGCAACCACTACCGGGTCTCCCTGGCCGACGGCAACGAACTGGACGTCAGCGGCAAGATCCTCGACCGGGAGTTCGCCATCGAGTACGACGGCGAGCTGCTGGCCGTCGTCTCCCGGCGGTGGCTCACCCTCCGGGACACCTACGGCGTGGACGTCGTACGGGACGACGCCGACCCGGCGCTGCTGATCGCGCTGACGGTGTGCGTGATCCACCTCGCGGAGAAGGAGCGGGAGGAGGGGTGA
- a CDS encoding DUF2867 domain-containing protein: MAPTGTPAVRRVRVDPAGFPFATAFELPAAGLPRLTPEEWVRASFEDVPVALRELFRTGWAGVLGLRLGPRSSARHVVGWRRVEAGPDRIALEARAPSLTVRNVVTLDDTRLLWATYARYERRAGRALWALAAPVHHLAVPLLLTRAVRRTA; encoded by the coding sequence ATGGCACCGACCGGTACCCCTGCCGTGCGCCGTGTCCGGGTCGACCCCGCCGGCTTCCCCTTCGCGACGGCGTTCGAGCTCCCGGCCGCCGGACTGCCCCGGCTGACACCGGAGGAGTGGGTGCGCGCCAGCTTCGAGGACGTCCCGGTGGCGCTGCGCGAGCTCTTCCGGACGGGCTGGGCGGGCGTGCTGGGTCTGCGGCTGGGACCGCGCTCCTCGGCGCGGCACGTGGTGGGATGGCGCAGGGTGGAGGCCGGGCCGGACCGGATCGCCCTGGAGGCCCGCGCACCCTCCCTGACCGTCCGCAACGTCGTCACCCTCGACGACACGCGGCTGCTCTGGGCGACGTACGCGCGCTACGAGCGCCGGGCCGGCCGGGCGCTGTGGGCCCTGGCCGCGCCGGTGCACCACCTGGCCGTGCCCCTGCTCCTCACCCGCGCCGTCCGCCGCACGGCGTGA
- a CDS encoding XRE family transcriptional regulator codes for MLWPKAVQDRVKTGTDRELVHSYPYRSACPSTVWAELAESADVDLFLAGYTNYFFWTQVPHFADTVRRKAESGCRVRFLLGDPNGDVTRQRETVEDVALSVSTRISITLEHLDRLGPLEGLETRFSAAQDAINHVSLSVFRFDDDALVTPHLARLVGHDSPLLHLRRHGSGGMFDRFAEHSEELWKRAEPRNPEPAPRR; via the coding sequence ATGTTGTGGCCAAAGGCTGTGCAAGACCGCGTCAAGACCGGGACCGATCGCGAACTGGTGCACAGCTACCCGTACCGGTCCGCATGCCCGTCGACGGTCTGGGCCGAGCTCGCGGAATCGGCCGACGTCGACCTCTTCCTCGCGGGCTACACGAACTACTTCTTCTGGACCCAGGTGCCGCACTTCGCCGACACGGTCCGACGCAAGGCGGAGTCGGGATGTCGTGTGCGGTTCCTGCTCGGCGATCCGAACGGTGATGTGACCCGCCAGCGAGAGACCGTCGAAGACGTGGCCCTCTCCGTTTCGACGCGCATCAGCATCACGCTGGAACACCTCGACCGCTTGGGACCGCTGGAGGGGTTGGAAACACGCTTCTCCGCTGCGCAGGACGCCATCAACCACGTCAGCCTGTCCGTGTTCCGGTTCGATGACGATGCCCTGGTGACACCCCACCTCGCACGGTTGGTGGGGCACGACTCCCCGCTGTTGCATCTGCGGCGGCACGGCAGCGGAGGCATGTTCGACCGATTCGCGGAGCACAGCGAGGAGCTGTGGAAGCGTGCTGAGCCACGGAACCCGGAACCCGCACCCCGCAGGTGA
- a CDS encoding D-alanyl-D-alanine carboxypeptidase family protein yields MTIGVLDLINVIPGARLRRATAVALTSGALLTTGALATTPAQAAPAQAAPAQAAPAREAPARAPLAPAAATPSIVAKGGFVMNDTSGRALYTKAADTKRATGSTTKIMTAKVVLAQPGLNLDAKVTIQMAYSDYIVSKNASSARLIVGDKVTVRQLLYGLMLPSGCDAAYALADRFGSGKTRGARVKSFIGKMNAEAKKLGLRNTRFDSFDGIGNGNNYSTPRDLTRLASSALRNSTFRTIVKTRKYTARTVTRKGGTRTMAPWVNTNTLLGSYSGAIGVKTGSGPEAKYCLVFAATRKGRTVVGTVLTSSSSAQRAKDATKLMNYGFARLS; encoded by the coding sequence ATGACAATCGGGGTACTCGACTTGATAAACGTCATTCCGGGCGCACGCCTGCGCAGAGCCACAGCCGTCGCCCTGACCAGCGGCGCCCTGCTCACGACCGGCGCCCTCGCCACCACGCCCGCGCAGGCCGCGCCCGCACAGGCCGCGCCCGCACAGGCCGCGCCCGCCCGGGAGGCGCCCGCGCGGGCGCCGCTCGCACCCGCCGCCGCCACACCGTCGATCGTCGCCAAGGGCGGCTTCGTGATGAACGACACGAGCGGCAGGGCGCTCTACACCAAGGCCGCGGACACCAAGCGTGCCACCGGCTCCACGACCAAGATCATGACCGCCAAGGTGGTGCTCGCGCAGCCCGGGCTGAACCTGGACGCCAAAGTCACGATCCAGATGGCGTACAGCGACTACATCGTCTCGAAGAACGCGTCCTCCGCCCGCCTCATCGTCGGCGACAAGGTGACGGTCCGGCAGCTGCTGTACGGCCTGATGCTGCCGTCGGGCTGCGACGCGGCGTACGCGCTCGCCGACCGGTTCGGTTCGGGGAAGACGCGCGGGGCCCGCGTGAAGTCGTTCATCGGCAAGATGAACGCGGAGGCGAAGAAGCTCGGCCTGAGGAACACCCGCTTCGACTCGTTCGACGGCATCGGCAACGGCAACAACTACTCCACGCCGCGCGACCTGACGAGACTGGCGAGCAGCGCGCTGCGGAACTCCACCTTCCGCACGATCGTGAAGACGAGGAAGTACACCGCCAGGACGGTCACCAGGAAGGGCGGCACCCGCACGATGGCGCCCTGGGTCAACACCAACACCCTGCTCGGCAGTTACAGCGGCGCGATCGGCGTCAAGACCGGCTCGGGCCCCGAGGCCAAGTACTGCCTGGTCTTCGCCGCGACCCGGAAGGGGAGGACCGTCGTCGGCACGGTGCTGACCTCCTCGTCGTCGGCGCAACGCGCCAAGGACGCCACGAAGCTCATGAACTACGGCTTCGCCAGGCTGAGCTGA
- a CDS encoding MFS transporter, translated as MSSATSAGRTLPGDPPPEGAPPGGRRAIAVWGIGVSVYFVAVIFRTSLGVAGLDAADRFHVNASALSTFSILQLLVYAGMQIPVGLLVDRLGTKKVLGIGVVLFTVGQLGFAFSPSYGMALASRAMLGCGDAMTFISVLRLGSRWFPARRGPMVAQLAGLVGMAGNLVSTLVLARLLHGIGWTAAFAGSALAGVVVLVLLLLFLKDHPEGHEPEPMRHQGAAYVRRQIVTSWREPGTRLGLWVHFTTQFPAMVFLLLWGMPFLVEAQGLTRETASGLLTLVVLSNMAVGLVYGQIIARHHAARLPLALGTVGATAALWAATLAYPADRAPMWLLVVLCTVLGACGPASMIGFDFARPANPPERQGTASGITNMGGFVASMTTLFAVGVLLDATGDDYAVAFSSVFVLQAVGLSQILRLRKRAARRERERLDASRVETVHVPV; from the coding sequence ATGAGTTCGGCCACCTCGGCGGGGCGGACCCTGCCGGGCGATCCTCCCCCAGAGGGGGCACCCCCAGGCGGCCGGCGCGCGATCGCCGTCTGGGGCATCGGCGTCTCCGTCTACTTCGTCGCCGTCATCTTCCGCACGTCCCTGGGCGTGGCCGGCCTCGACGCCGCCGACCGCTTCCACGTCAACGCCTCCGCCCTGTCCACCTTCTCCATCCTCCAGCTGCTGGTCTACGCCGGCATGCAGATACCCGTCGGCCTGCTCGTCGACCGGCTCGGCACCAAGAAGGTGCTCGGCATCGGCGTGGTGCTGTTCACGGTCGGGCAGCTGGGCTTCGCCTTCTCCCCGTCGTACGGCATGGCACTCGCCTCCCGGGCGATGCTGGGCTGCGGCGACGCGATGACCTTCATCAGCGTGCTGCGGCTGGGCAGCCGCTGGTTCCCGGCCCGGCGCGGCCCGATGGTCGCCCAGCTCGCCGGACTGGTCGGCATGGCGGGCAACCTGGTCTCCACCCTGGTCCTGGCCCGGCTGCTGCACGGCATCGGCTGGACGGCCGCGTTCGCGGGCAGCGCGCTGGCCGGTGTCGTGGTGCTGGTGCTGCTCCTGCTCTTCCTCAAGGACCACCCCGAAGGGCACGAGCCGGAGCCGATGCGGCACCAGGGCGCCGCGTACGTACGGCGCCAGATCGTCACGTCCTGGCGCGAACCGGGGACGCGGCTCGGGCTGTGGGTGCACTTCACCACCCAGTTCCCGGCGATGGTGTTCCTGCTGCTGTGGGGCATGCCCTTCCTGGTGGAGGCGCAGGGGCTGACGAGGGAGACGGCGAGCGGACTGCTCACCCTCGTCGTCCTGTCCAACATGGCGGTCGGCCTCGTCTACGGCCAGATCATCGCCCGGCACCACGCGGCGCGGCTGCCGCTGGCGCTCGGCACGGTGGGCGCGACGGCGGCCCTGTGGGCGGCGACGCTCGCCTACCCGGCCGACCGGGCGCCGATGTGGCTGCTGGTCGTGCTGTGCACGGTGCTGGGGGCGTGCGGGCCGGCGTCGATGATCGGCTTCGACTTCGCCCGTCCGGCGAACCCGCCGGAGCGGCAGGGTACGGCGTCCGGGATCACCAACATGGGCGGGTTCGTGGCGTCGATGACCACGCTGTTCGCGGTGGGCGTGCTGCTGGACGCGACCGGGGACGACTACGCCGTCGCCTTCTCGTCGGTGTTCGTGCTGCAGGCGGTGGGGCTGTCGCAGATCCTGCGGTTGCGCAAGCGGGCGGCGCGCAGGGAACGGGAGCGGTTGGACGCGAGCCGGGTGGAGACGGTGCACGTGCCTGTATAG
- a CDS encoding helix-turn-helix domain-containing protein: MPQGSSQQPRPHRVAVIVDEGTNPFEVGCATELFGLPRPELDLPGPLYEVTLCGPTPGIRMNHGFFTLADVPGLEAADGADTLVVPGRPDNVVPRGPAVLDAIRRAHARGARIVSLCTGSFALAEAGLLDGRRAATHWLWADAFRRLHPRVLLEPDVLFVDDGDVLTAAGSAAALDLGLHIWRKDHGAEIANAVSRRLVFATHREGGQRQFVERPVPDVPDTSLAPLLEWAQGRLHEPLTVTDLADRAAMSPATLHRRFRAQLGTTPLAWLTAERVTLARRLIERGEERLDVVADRSGLGSAANLRAQLRRETGLSPSAYRRRFGTDAGEAITP; the protein is encoded by the coding sequence ATGCCGCAAGGATCCTCTCAGCAGCCGCGTCCCCACCGGGTCGCCGTCATCGTCGACGAGGGCACCAATCCGTTCGAGGTCGGTTGCGCCACCGAGCTGTTCGGGCTGCCGCGTCCCGAGCTGGACTTGCCGGGGCCGCTGTACGAGGTGACGCTGTGCGGGCCGACACCGGGAATCCGGATGAACCACGGGTTCTTCACGCTCGCCGACGTGCCCGGCCTGGAGGCCGCGGACGGGGCCGACACGCTGGTCGTCCCCGGGCGGCCGGACAACGTCGTACCCCGCGGCCCGGCCGTCCTGGACGCCATCCGGCGCGCGCACGCGCGTGGCGCACGCATCGTCAGCCTGTGCACCGGCAGCTTCGCCCTCGCCGAGGCCGGGCTGCTGGACGGGCGGCGGGCCGCCACACACTGGTTGTGGGCGGACGCCTTCCGCCGACTGCACCCGCGGGTGCTGCTGGAGCCCGACGTGCTGTTCGTGGACGACGGTGACGTTCTCACCGCCGCGGGCAGCGCGGCGGCGCTCGACCTCGGACTGCACATCTGGCGCAAGGACCACGGCGCCGAGATCGCCAACGCCGTCTCCCGGCGGCTGGTGTTCGCCACCCACCGGGAGGGCGGGCAGCGGCAGTTCGTGGAGCGGCCGGTGCCCGATGTCCCCGACACGTCGCTGGCGCCCCTCCTGGAGTGGGCGCAGGGGCGCCTGCACGAGCCGCTGACCGTGACGGATCTCGCGGACCGCGCCGCGATGTCGCCGGCGACGCTGCACCGGCGTTTCCGGGCCCAGCTGGGAACGACGCCGCTCGCCTGGCTGACGGCCGAGCGCGTGACCCTCGCGCGGCGTCTCATCGAGCGCGGAGAAGAGCGGCTGGACGTGGTGGCGGACCGCAGCGGACTGGGCTCCGCCGCGAACCTCCGGGCGCAGCTGCGTCGCGAGACCGGGCTCAGCCCGTCGGCCTACCGGCGGCGTTTCGGAACCGACGCCGGGGAAGCGATCACGCCATGA
- a CDS encoding maleylpyruvate isomerase family mycothiol-dependent enzyme, giving the protein MSLHPTLQPYADAWTHSIEAISELVQPLAEAEWNRRTPCPGWSVRDVVSHVLGLDSEMLGDPRPIHSLPRDLFHVTNEHQRYMEMQVDVRRHHTAPEMTSELEYMIIRRNRQLRNESRDPGTKVRGPLGTELTLAEAMRRHAFDVWAHEQDLRTALGRPGNLDSPGAHVTRDVLLAELPAVVAERADAPRSSAVVFDVHGPVEFLRTIRVDIQGRGTLESSPALGPAATLTLDWETYVRLACGRVTPEAAADRVKTEGDPDLTAAILRHFTVTP; this is encoded by the coding sequence GTGAGTCTGCATCCCACCCTCCAGCCCTACGCCGACGCCTGGACTCACTCCATCGAGGCGATATCCGAGCTGGTCCAGCCGCTTGCGGAGGCAGAGTGGAACCGCCGCACGCCCTGCCCGGGCTGGTCGGTGCGCGACGTGGTCTCCCACGTCCTGGGCCTGGACTCCGAGATGCTCGGCGACCCGCGTCCCATCCACTCCCTCCCGCGCGACCTCTTCCACGTCACCAACGAGCACCAGCGCTACATGGAGATGCAGGTCGACGTCCGCCGCCACCACACGGCGCCGGAGATGACGTCCGAGCTCGAATACATGATCATCCGGCGCAACCGCCAGCTGCGGAACGAGTCGCGGGACCCCGGCACCAAGGTGCGCGGCCCGCTCGGCACCGAGCTGACCCTCGCGGAGGCCATGCGCCGGCACGCCTTCGACGTGTGGGCGCACGAGCAGGACCTGCGTACGGCCCTCGGCCGCCCCGGCAACCTGGACTCCCCCGGCGCGCACGTCACCCGTGACGTGCTGCTCGCCGAGCTGCCGGCGGTCGTCGCCGAGCGCGCGGACGCGCCGCGCAGCTCCGCCGTCGTCTTCGACGTCCACGGGCCGGTCGAGTTCCTGCGCACCATCCGCGTCGACATCCAGGGCCGCGGCACCCTGGAATCGTCCCCCGCCCTCGGTCCCGCCGCGACCCTCACCCTCGACTGGGAGACGTACGTCCGCCTGGCCTGCGGCCGCGTGACGCCGGAAGCGGCGGCGGACCGCGTCAAGACGGAGGGCGACCCGGATCTGACGGCGGCGATCCTGCGCCACTTCACGGTCACGCCCTAG
- a CDS encoding GntR family transcriptional regulator, translating to MLLSLDTTDTRPLHEQVAGAVRRAIAEGECAPGDRLPSARDLSAALDINVNTVLRALRGLRDEGLLEFRRGRGVTVAEGARPHSGLQIRVRELVAEAARLGYSRTDLIDMIRGMP from the coding sequence ATGCTGCTGAGTCTGGACACCACCGACACCCGCCCGCTGCACGAACAGGTCGCGGGCGCCGTACGGCGCGCCATCGCCGAGGGCGAGTGCGCCCCCGGGGACCGCCTGCCCTCCGCGCGCGACCTCTCGGCCGCGCTGGACATCAACGTCAACACGGTGCTGCGCGCCCTGCGCGGGCTGCGGGACGAGGGCCTGCTGGAGTTCCGCCGGGGCCGGGGGGTGACCGTCGCCGAGGGAGCCCGGCCGCACTCGGGCCTGCAGATCCGTGTGCGGGAGCTGGTCGCCGAGGCGGCTCGGCTGGGCTACAGCAGGACCGATCTCATCGACATGATCAGGGGGATGCCGTGA
- a CDS encoding M18 family aminopeptidase, translating to MSAPSRFDRGHTDDLMTFLAASPTPYHAVANAAERLEKAGFRQVAETDAWEGTSGGKYVLRGGAIVAWYVPEGAEPHTPFRIVGAHTDSPNLRVKPRPDTGAYGWRQVAVEIYGGPLMNSWLDRDLGLAGRLTLRDGSTRLVNVDRPLLRVPQLAIHMDRNVSADGLKLDKQRHLQPVWGLGDPVRDGDLISFLEEETGLTRGEVTGWDLMTHSVEPPAYLGRDRELVAGPRMDNLLSVHAGTAALAAVAASGADLSYIPVLAAFDHEETGSQSDTGADGPLLGSVLERSVFARGGTYEDRARAFAGTVCLSSDTGHAVHPNYAERHDPTHHPRVNGGPILKVNVNNRYATDGSGRAVFAAACEKADVPFQTFVSNNAMPCGTTIGPITAARHGISTVDIGAAILSMHSARELCGAEDPYLLANALVAFLRP from the coding sequence ATGAGCGCACCCTCCCGCTTCGACCGCGGCCACACCGACGACCTGATGACCTTCCTCGCGGCGAGCCCCACGCCGTACCACGCCGTGGCGAACGCCGCCGAGCGGCTGGAGAAGGCCGGCTTCCGGCAGGTCGCGGAGACGGACGCCTGGGAGGGGACGAGCGGCGGCAAGTACGTGCTGCGCGGCGGCGCGATCGTGGCCTGGTACGTCCCCGAGGGCGCCGAGCCGCACACCCCCTTCCGCATCGTCGGCGCCCACACCGACTCCCCCAACCTGCGCGTGAAGCCCCGCCCCGACACCGGTGCGTACGGCTGGCGCCAGGTCGCCGTGGAGATCTACGGCGGACCGCTGATGAACTCCTGGCTCGACCGCGACCTGGGCCTGGCCGGCCGCCTCACCCTGCGCGACGGCTCGACCCGCCTGGTGAACGTCGACCGCCCGCTGCTCCGCGTCCCCCAACTCGCCATCCACATGGACCGCAACGTGTCCGCGGACGGCCTCAAGCTCGACAAGCAGCGCCACCTCCAGCCCGTCTGGGGCCTCGGCGACCCGGTCCGCGACGGCGACCTGATCTCCTTCCTGGAGGAGGAGACCGGTCTCACGCGCGGCGAGGTCACCGGCTGGGACCTGATGACCCACTCCGTGGAGCCCCCGGCGTACCTGGGCCGCGACCGGGAGCTGGTGGCCGGCCCGCGCATGGACAACCTCCTGTCCGTGCACGCCGGTACGGCCGCCCTGGCCGCCGTCGCGGCCTCCGGCGCGGACCTGTCGTACATCCCCGTGCTGGCCGCCTTCGACCACGAGGAGACCGGCTCCCAGTCGGACACGGGCGCCGACGGCCCGCTCCTCGGCAGCGTCCTGGAGCGCTCGGTGTTCGCGCGCGGCGGCACGTACGAGGACCGCGCCCGTGCCTTCGCCGGCACGGTCTGCCTGTCCTCCGACACGGGCCACGCCGTCCACCCCAACTACGCGGAACGGCACGACCCGACCCACCACCCGCGCGTCAACGGCGGCCCCATCCTCAAGGTCAACGTCAACAACCGCTACGCCACGGACGGTTCGGGCCGCGCGGTGTTCGCCGCCGCCTGCGAGAAGGCGGACGTCCCCTTCCAGACCTTCGTCTCCAACAACGCCATGCCCTGCGGAACCACCATCGGCCCGATCACCGCGGCCCGGCACGGCATCAGCACCGTCGACATCGGCGCGGCGATCCTCTCGATGCACAGCGCACGGGAACTGTGCGGCGCCGAGGACCCGTACCTGCTGGCCAACGCGCTGGTGGCGTTCCTGAGGCCGTAG
- a CDS encoding DUF6458 family protein: protein MGLGGCIILIAVGAILTFATDWDMQGVNLDLVGVILMAVGLIGVATFSSIARRRRVVMPPTTPVVEDRPHHHTRDGYSDGYGA, encoded by the coding sequence ATGGGCCTCGGCGGGTGCATCATCCTCATCGCCGTGGGAGCCATCCTCACGTTCGCGACCGACTGGGACATGCAGGGCGTCAACCTCGACCTGGTCGGTGTCATCCTCATGGCCGTCGGCCTCATCGGTGTAGCGACGTTCAGCAGCATCGCCCGACGCCGCCGCGTCGTGATGCCGCCGACGACCCCGGTCGTCGAGGACCGGCCCCACCACCACACGCGTGACGGCTACAGCGACGGCTACGGCGCCTGA
- a CDS encoding cupin domain-containing protein, with protein MTQEPVSLASALASFTEQWSPRIVTAVNDYDVRIAKVEGEHVWHVHDHTDEFFLVLDGELHIALREPDGERTVVLPKGSVFTVPRGTEHKPYAPAATAILLLEPTGTSTVGDRHDEVPDHVDATTGHALT; from the coding sequence ATGACACAGGAACCCGTTTCCCTCGCCTCCGCCCTCGCGTCGTTCACCGAACAGTGGAGCCCCCGCATCGTCACCGCCGTCAACGACTACGACGTCCGCATCGCCAAGGTCGAGGGTGAGCACGTCTGGCACGTGCACGACCACACCGACGAGTTCTTCCTCGTCCTCGACGGCGAACTGCACATCGCCCTGCGCGAACCCGACGGTGAACGCACGGTCGTCCTGCCCAAGGGCTCGGTCTTCACCGTCCCGCGCGGCACAGAACACAAGCCGTACGCCCCCGCCGCCACCGCGATCCTGCTCCTCGAACCGACAGGGACATCGACCGTGGGCGACCGGCACGACGAGGTGCCCGACCACGTGGATGCGACGACGGGGCACGCGCTGACGTGA
- a CDS encoding GntR family transcriptional regulator → MTTAVKQPPAADRVYTHVKQGVLERRYEGGTLLTEGELAEAVGVSRTPVREALLRLEVEGLIRLYPKKGALVLPVSAQEIADVVETRLLVEEHAARKAVPAPPGLVERLEELLARQKEQAAAGDFAAASVTDRCFHAEIVRSGGNEILSRLYDQLRDRQLRMGVAVMHSHPDRIAKTLAEHEEILQALRSGDADTAVGVVHRHVGWFSHLARGEVR, encoded by the coding sequence ATGACTACGGCAGTGAAGCAGCCCCCAGCGGCGGACCGCGTCTACACCCACGTCAAGCAGGGCGTCCTGGAGCGCCGCTACGAGGGCGGGACCCTGCTCACCGAGGGCGAGCTCGCCGAAGCGGTGGGCGTGTCCCGCACACCGGTGCGCGAGGCGCTGCTGCGGCTGGAGGTCGAGGGGCTGATCCGGCTCTACCCGAAGAAGGGCGCCCTGGTGCTGCCCGTCTCCGCGCAGGAGATCGCCGACGTGGTGGAGACCCGGCTGCTGGTGGAGGAGCACGCGGCGCGCAAGGCCGTACCCGCGCCGCCCGGTCTGGTCGAGCGGCTGGAGGAACTGCTCGCCCGGCAGAAGGAGCAGGCCGCCGCCGGAGACTTCGCCGCCGCCTCCGTCACCGACCGCTGCTTCCACGCCGAGATCGTCCGCAGCGGCGGCAACGAGATCCTCTCCCGCCTCTACGACCAGCTCCGCGACCGCCAGCTGCGCATGGGCGTCGCCGTCATGCACTCCCACCCCGACCGCATCGCCAAGACCCTCGCCGAGCACGAGGAGATCCTTCAGGCGCTGCGCTCCGGTGACGCGGACACGGCGGTCGGCGTGGTCCATCGGCACGTGGGCTGGTTCTCTCACCTGGCCCGGGGTGAGGTCCGATGA